One part of the Triplophysa rosa linkage group LG5, Trosa_1v2, whole genome shotgun sequence genome encodes these proteins:
- the slc4a2a gene encoding anion exchange protein 2a isoform X1 gives MSDPQDAGDVTSASGLTRHLPIAVQSPPQPCDDDDEGDLNRTLGVQRFQQILSPAQHMPAEQHRTFNEEDFEYHRHTSLHIHHPLSKHLPSESRRKKPGRKRSTGRMRSLSTGAAPPIDEDDEDEGADEDSCSQQEKEGTATTTPTPDTDTEMNNEQCFESIDDPDWSVQKNIKVTPHRKLPILPNSALHTSINIPRDAAPPEGRTSVRTLPNGRRVSAPCLFPLSSPDGSSKLGRSYDLQERRRMGNMTGNALYQHMPTDESEAKTLATVDLDGIKSHRFEDVPGVRRHLVTKSAKGQVVHIGKDHKELSSRVRTKLDRTPHERRSWPCYVDHRVRRARQLKVFVELNELLMDKNQEMQWRETARWIKFEEDVEEETDRWGKPHVASLSFRSLLELRRTISHGAVLLDLDQKTLPGIAHQVVEQMIISDQIRAEDRANVLRALLLKHSHPSDGKEHNLFHRNISATSLASLISPHHSNNHIATSEPPATYPLIGGLPYFNSRSIVDLDKNERDTPQFFGLHKSKSKLLEKIPENAEATVVLVGSVDFLDQPTMAFVRLQEAVFLESVLEVPVPVRFLFVLLGPPTANIDYHQIGRSISTLMSDKHFHEAAYLADERQDLLTAINSFLDCSIVLPPSEVGGDELLHSVARFQREMLHKRNELEVKLQAKEPKSPEDIALEPPSKPGDDPLRRTGRLFGGVIRDVRRRYPKYISDFTDAISPQCMATVIFIYFAALSPAITFGGLLGEKTGGLIGVSELIISTAVQGMLFCLLGAQPLLVVGFSGPLLVFEESYYSFCRSNDIDYLTGRVWIGFWLIIIVVLMVAFEGSFLVRFVSRFTQEIFSFLISLIFIYETFFKLGKIFMDHPLQSCYGKEDNDTALSSPNDTSTSSVTSQTLNQPNTALLSLVLMSGTFFIAYYIRKFKNSAFFPGRLRRVIGDFGVPIAISIMVLLDQCIKDTYTQKLSVPDGFSVTSPDKRGWFIHPLGSDGQFPIWMMAASILPALLVYILIFMETQITTLIVSQKERMLVKGSGFHLDLLIIVTAGGISALFGLPWLTGATVRSVTHANSLTVMSKAVAPGDKPRIQEVKEQRVTGFLVALFVGLSIVIGDLLRQIPIAVLFGIFLYMGVMSLNGIQVSERMMMLFMPPKYHPDHTYVRKVRTLRMHLFTCFQLVCLAVLWTVMSTAASLAFPFFLLLTVPFRRFLLPRIFTQREIQWLDADEAEPSFDEREGQDEYTEMHMPV, from the exons ATGAGTGACCCCCAGGACGCCGGTGATGTCACTTCTGCGTCAGGCTTGACTAGACATTTG CCTATCGCAGTGCAATCTCCTCCTCAGccatgtgatgatgatgatgaaggggACTTGAACAGGACTCTGGGAGTACAGCGCTTTCAGCAGATCCTCAGCCCTGCCCAGCACATGCCCGCAGAACAACACCGCACCTTTAATGAGGAGGATTTTGAGT ACCACCGTCATACCTCGCTACACATTCATCACCCTCTGTCCAAACACCTCCCCAGCGAGAGCCGGAGGAAAAAGCCTGGGAGGAAGCGGAGCACCGGACGGATGAGGAGTTTGTCCACCGGTGCGGCTCCCCCTATAGACGAGGATGACGAAGATGAAGGGGCAGATGAAGATTCCTGTAGCCAGCAGGAGAAAGAGGGCACTGCCACCACCACACCCACCCCGGACACCGACACAGAGATGAACAATGAACAG TGTTTTGAATCCATTGATGACCCCGACTGGAGCGTACAGAAGAACATAAAAGTCACACCGCATCGAAAGCTGCCAATCCTACCAAATTCAGCACTTCACACCAGTATCAACATCCCAAGAGATGCTGCACCACCCGA GGGCAGAACTTCAGTACGTACTCTTCCCAACGGCAGGCGTGTGTCTGCTCCATGCTTGTTTCCACTGAGTTCACCGGACGGAAGCTCCAAACTCGGCCGTAGCTATGACCTGCAGGAGCGCCGCCGCATGGGCAACATGACGGGCAATGCGCTCTACCAACACATGCCCACTGATGAGAGCGAGGCCAAGACACTCGCTACTGTTGACCTTGATGGCATCAAga GTCACAGGTTTGAAGATGTCCCCGGTGTGCGGCGGCACCTGGTTACGAAGAGCGCTAAAGGTCAGGTGGTTCACATCGGCAAGGACCACAAAGAGCTCAGCAGTCGCGTCAGGACTAAACTGGATCGAACCCCACATGAG AGGAGATCGTGGCCCTGTTACGTGGACCACAGGGTTCGTCGTGCCCGACAGCTGAAG GTGTTTGTAGAGCTGAATGAGCTTCTGATGGATAAGAACCAGGAGATGCAGTGGAGGGAAACGGCTCGTTGGATAAAGTTTGAGGAGGACGTTGAGGAGGAGACAGACCGCTGGGGGAAACCTCACGTTGCTTCACTCTCGTTCCGCAGTCTCCTGGAGCTCCGCAGGACCATTTCACATG GTGCAGTGCTGTTGGACCTAGACCAGAAGACTCTGCCTGGTATTGCTCATCAGGTTGTGGAGCAGATGATTATCTCAGACCAGATCAGAGCAGAAGACAGAGCCAATGTGCTCAGAGCCCTGCTCCTCAAACACAG TCATCCAAGCGACGGCAAGGAACACAACTTGTTTCACCGAAACATCTCAGCAACTAGTCTTGCCTCTCTGATATCTCCTCATCACAGCAATAATCATATTGCTACATCCGAGCCTCCTGCCACATACCCGCTCATTGGAGGACTGCCTTACTTCAATTCACGCAGCATTGTTGATCTAGATAAGAACGAG AGAGACACACCTCAGTTTTTCGGTTTGCACAAGTCTAAATCGAAGCTGCTTGAGAAGATCCCAGAGAATGCAGAAGCTACTGTTGTCCTAGTAG GTAGCGTGGACTTCCTGGATCAGCCCACCATGGCCTTTGTGAGGCTGCAGGAGGCGGTTTTCTTGGAGTCGGTTCTAGAAGTGCCAGTTCCAGTGCGCTTTCTTTTTGTGCTCCTCGGCCCACCCACGGCCAACATTGACTATCACCAAATTGGTCGTTCCATATCCACGCTCATGTCTGATAAA CACTTCCATGAAGCGGCGTATTTGGCAGATGAACGGCAGGACCTGCTGACGGCCATCAACAGCTTCCTGGACTGCAGTATTGTGCTTCCGCCGTCTGAGGTGGGCGGAGATGAACTGCTGCACTCTGTCGCTCGCTTTCAGAGAGAAATGTTGCACAAACGAAATGAGCTAGAGGTCAAACTACAGGCCAAAGAACCCAAGAGCCCAGAGGATATTG CTCTTGAGCCGCCATCTAAGCCAGGCGATGATCCTCTTCGGAGAACGGGACGGCTGTTTGGTGGGGTTATCCGAGATGTACGGCGCCGCTACCCTAAATACATCAGTGATTTTACAGATGCTATAAGTCCTCAATGCATGGCCACTGTCATATTCATTTACTTCGCTGCACTTTCTCCTGCCATCACCTTTGGAGGACTGTTGG GTGAGAAGACGGGTGGTTTGATAGGGGTGTCAGAGCTGATCATTTCCACTGCTGTGCAGGGAATGTTGTTCTGTCTGCTCGGGGCTCAACCTCTGCTGGTGGTGGGCTTCTCGGGACCCCTTCTAGTGTTTGAAGAGTCCTACTATTCC TTCTGCAGGTCCAATGACATCGACTACTTGACAGGCCGTGTGTGGATTGGATTCTGGTTGATCATCATTGTGGTTCTCATGGTGGCTTTTGAAGGAAGCTTCCTGGTGCGATTTGTTTCACGCTTCACCCAGGAGATCTTCTCCTTCCTCATCTCGCTTATCTTCATATATGAGACCTTCTTCAAACTGGGCAAA ATCTTTATGGATCATCCTCTCCAGAGCTGCTATGGAAAAGAAGACAATGACACTGCTTTATCGTCACCCAATGATACCAGCACATCTTCAGTCACCTCTCAAACCCTAAACCAGCCAAACACAGCTCTCCTTTCCCTGGTGCTCATGTCTGGAACCTTCTTCATTGCCTATTATATACGGAAATTCAAGAACAGTGCTTTTTTCCCTGGAAGG CTCCGAAGGGTTATTGGAGATTTCGGTGTTCCTATTGCAATCTCCATCATGGTTCTGTTGGACCAATGCATAAAGGACACTTATACACAG AAACTAAGTGTACCTGATGGCTTCTCTGTGACCAGCCCGGACAAACGCGGTTGGTTTATACACCCACTGGGATCCGATGGTCAATTTCCCATCTGGATGATGGCCGCCAGCATTCTACCTGCCCTGCTGGTCTACATCCTTATTTTCATGGAAACTCAGATCACCAC TCTTATTGTGAGTCAGAAGGAGAGGATGCTGGTTAAGGGTTCAGGGTTTCATTTGGATCTTCTGATCATCGTGACCGCGGGTGGGATTTCAGCCTTGTTTGGACTGCCGTGGCTGACCGGTGCCACTGTACGTTCAGTAACCCACGCAAATAGCCTTACGGTCATGAGCAAAGCTGTCGCCCCCGGTGACAAACCGCGCATCCAGGAGGTGAAAGAGCAGAGAGTAACGGGATTTCTGGTGGCTCTTTTTGTTG GCCTCTCCATTGTGATCGGAGACCTTTTGCGGCAAATTCCTATCGCTGTGCTGTTCGGCATATTCCTCTATATGGGAGTGATGTCTCTTAATGGGATCCAAGTGTCAGAACGCATGATGATGCTATTTATGCCTCCTAAGTACCACCCCGATCACACTTATGTCCGCAAG GTGCGAACTCTACGCATGCACCTGTTCACATGCTTCCAGCTGGTGTGTCTGGCTGTGCTGTGGACTGTCATGTCGACCGCAGCGTCATTAGCATTCCCATTTTTCCTTCTCCTCACTGTTCCATTCAGGAGGTTCCTGTTACCCCGAATATTTACTCAACGTGAGATACAATGG CTTGATGCAGATGAAGCGGAGCCGTCATTTGATGAGAGGGAAGGCCAAGATGAATATACAGAGATGCACATGCCAGTATGA
- the slc4a2a gene encoding anion exchange protein 2a isoform X2, with translation MSDPQDAGDVTSASGLTRHLPIAVQSPPQPCDDDDEGDLNRTLGVQRFQQILSPAQHMPAEQHRTFNEEDFEYHRHTSLHIHHPLSKHLPSESRRKKPGRKRSTGRMRSLSTGAAPPIDEDDEDEGADEDSCSQQEKEGTATTTPTPDTDTEMNNEQCFESIDDPDWSVQKNIKVTPHRKLPILPNSALHTSINIPRDAAPPEGRTSVRTLPNGRRVSAPCLFPLSSPDGSSKLGRSYDLQERRRMGNMTGNALYQHMPTDESEAKTLATVDLDGIKSHRFEDVPGVRRHLVTKSAKGQVVHIGKDHKELSSRVRTKLDRTPHEVFVELNELLMDKNQEMQWRETARWIKFEEDVEEETDRWGKPHVASLSFRSLLELRRTISHGAVLLDLDQKTLPGIAHQVVEQMIISDQIRAEDRANVLRALLLKHSHPSDGKEHNLFHRNISATSLASLISPHHSNNHIATSEPPATYPLIGGLPYFNSRSIVDLDKNERDTPQFFGLHKSKSKLLEKIPENAEATVVLVGSVDFLDQPTMAFVRLQEAVFLESVLEVPVPVRFLFVLLGPPTANIDYHQIGRSISTLMSDKHFHEAAYLADERQDLLTAINSFLDCSIVLPPSEVGGDELLHSVARFQREMLHKRNELEVKLQAKEPKSPEDIALEPPSKPGDDPLRRTGRLFGGVIRDVRRRYPKYISDFTDAISPQCMATVIFIYFAALSPAITFGGLLGEKTGGLIGVSELIISTAVQGMLFCLLGAQPLLVVGFSGPLLVFEESYYSFCRSNDIDYLTGRVWIGFWLIIIVVLMVAFEGSFLVRFVSRFTQEIFSFLISLIFIYETFFKLGKIFMDHPLQSCYGKEDNDTALSSPNDTSTSSVTSQTLNQPNTALLSLVLMSGTFFIAYYIRKFKNSAFFPGRLRRVIGDFGVPIAISIMVLLDQCIKDTYTQKLSVPDGFSVTSPDKRGWFIHPLGSDGQFPIWMMAASILPALLVYILIFMETQITTLIVSQKERMLVKGSGFHLDLLIIVTAGGISALFGLPWLTGATVRSVTHANSLTVMSKAVAPGDKPRIQEVKEQRVTGFLVALFVGLSIVIGDLLRQIPIAVLFGIFLYMGVMSLNGIQVSERMMMLFMPPKYHPDHTYVRKVRTLRMHLFTCFQLVCLAVLWTVMSTAASLAFPFFLLLTVPFRRFLLPRIFTQREIQWLDADEAEPSFDEREGQDEYTEMHMPV, from the exons ATGAGTGACCCCCAGGACGCCGGTGATGTCACTTCTGCGTCAGGCTTGACTAGACATTTG CCTATCGCAGTGCAATCTCCTCCTCAGccatgtgatgatgatgatgaaggggACTTGAACAGGACTCTGGGAGTACAGCGCTTTCAGCAGATCCTCAGCCCTGCCCAGCACATGCCCGCAGAACAACACCGCACCTTTAATGAGGAGGATTTTGAGT ACCACCGTCATACCTCGCTACACATTCATCACCCTCTGTCCAAACACCTCCCCAGCGAGAGCCGGAGGAAAAAGCCTGGGAGGAAGCGGAGCACCGGACGGATGAGGAGTTTGTCCACCGGTGCGGCTCCCCCTATAGACGAGGATGACGAAGATGAAGGGGCAGATGAAGATTCCTGTAGCCAGCAGGAGAAAGAGGGCACTGCCACCACCACACCCACCCCGGACACCGACACAGAGATGAACAATGAACAG TGTTTTGAATCCATTGATGACCCCGACTGGAGCGTACAGAAGAACATAAAAGTCACACCGCATCGAAAGCTGCCAATCCTACCAAATTCAGCACTTCACACCAGTATCAACATCCCAAGAGATGCTGCACCACCCGA GGGCAGAACTTCAGTACGTACTCTTCCCAACGGCAGGCGTGTGTCTGCTCCATGCTTGTTTCCACTGAGTTCACCGGACGGAAGCTCCAAACTCGGCCGTAGCTATGACCTGCAGGAGCGCCGCCGCATGGGCAACATGACGGGCAATGCGCTCTACCAACACATGCCCACTGATGAGAGCGAGGCCAAGACACTCGCTACTGTTGACCTTGATGGCATCAAga GTCACAGGTTTGAAGATGTCCCCGGTGTGCGGCGGCACCTGGTTACGAAGAGCGCTAAAGGTCAGGTGGTTCACATCGGCAAGGACCACAAAGAGCTCAGCAGTCGCGTCAGGACTAAACTGGATCGAACCCCACATGAG GTGTTTGTAGAGCTGAATGAGCTTCTGATGGATAAGAACCAGGAGATGCAGTGGAGGGAAACGGCTCGTTGGATAAAGTTTGAGGAGGACGTTGAGGAGGAGACAGACCGCTGGGGGAAACCTCACGTTGCTTCACTCTCGTTCCGCAGTCTCCTGGAGCTCCGCAGGACCATTTCACATG GTGCAGTGCTGTTGGACCTAGACCAGAAGACTCTGCCTGGTATTGCTCATCAGGTTGTGGAGCAGATGATTATCTCAGACCAGATCAGAGCAGAAGACAGAGCCAATGTGCTCAGAGCCCTGCTCCTCAAACACAG TCATCCAAGCGACGGCAAGGAACACAACTTGTTTCACCGAAACATCTCAGCAACTAGTCTTGCCTCTCTGATATCTCCTCATCACAGCAATAATCATATTGCTACATCCGAGCCTCCTGCCACATACCCGCTCATTGGAGGACTGCCTTACTTCAATTCACGCAGCATTGTTGATCTAGATAAGAACGAG AGAGACACACCTCAGTTTTTCGGTTTGCACAAGTCTAAATCGAAGCTGCTTGAGAAGATCCCAGAGAATGCAGAAGCTACTGTTGTCCTAGTAG GTAGCGTGGACTTCCTGGATCAGCCCACCATGGCCTTTGTGAGGCTGCAGGAGGCGGTTTTCTTGGAGTCGGTTCTAGAAGTGCCAGTTCCAGTGCGCTTTCTTTTTGTGCTCCTCGGCCCACCCACGGCCAACATTGACTATCACCAAATTGGTCGTTCCATATCCACGCTCATGTCTGATAAA CACTTCCATGAAGCGGCGTATTTGGCAGATGAACGGCAGGACCTGCTGACGGCCATCAACAGCTTCCTGGACTGCAGTATTGTGCTTCCGCCGTCTGAGGTGGGCGGAGATGAACTGCTGCACTCTGTCGCTCGCTTTCAGAGAGAAATGTTGCACAAACGAAATGAGCTAGAGGTCAAACTACAGGCCAAAGAACCCAAGAGCCCAGAGGATATTG CTCTTGAGCCGCCATCTAAGCCAGGCGATGATCCTCTTCGGAGAACGGGACGGCTGTTTGGTGGGGTTATCCGAGATGTACGGCGCCGCTACCCTAAATACATCAGTGATTTTACAGATGCTATAAGTCCTCAATGCATGGCCACTGTCATATTCATTTACTTCGCTGCACTTTCTCCTGCCATCACCTTTGGAGGACTGTTGG GTGAGAAGACGGGTGGTTTGATAGGGGTGTCAGAGCTGATCATTTCCACTGCTGTGCAGGGAATGTTGTTCTGTCTGCTCGGGGCTCAACCTCTGCTGGTGGTGGGCTTCTCGGGACCCCTTCTAGTGTTTGAAGAGTCCTACTATTCC TTCTGCAGGTCCAATGACATCGACTACTTGACAGGCCGTGTGTGGATTGGATTCTGGTTGATCATCATTGTGGTTCTCATGGTGGCTTTTGAAGGAAGCTTCCTGGTGCGATTTGTTTCACGCTTCACCCAGGAGATCTTCTCCTTCCTCATCTCGCTTATCTTCATATATGAGACCTTCTTCAAACTGGGCAAA ATCTTTATGGATCATCCTCTCCAGAGCTGCTATGGAAAAGAAGACAATGACACTGCTTTATCGTCACCCAATGATACCAGCACATCTTCAGTCACCTCTCAAACCCTAAACCAGCCAAACACAGCTCTCCTTTCCCTGGTGCTCATGTCTGGAACCTTCTTCATTGCCTATTATATACGGAAATTCAAGAACAGTGCTTTTTTCCCTGGAAGG CTCCGAAGGGTTATTGGAGATTTCGGTGTTCCTATTGCAATCTCCATCATGGTTCTGTTGGACCAATGCATAAAGGACACTTATACACAG AAACTAAGTGTACCTGATGGCTTCTCTGTGACCAGCCCGGACAAACGCGGTTGGTTTATACACCCACTGGGATCCGATGGTCAATTTCCCATCTGGATGATGGCCGCCAGCATTCTACCTGCCCTGCTGGTCTACATCCTTATTTTCATGGAAACTCAGATCACCAC TCTTATTGTGAGTCAGAAGGAGAGGATGCTGGTTAAGGGTTCAGGGTTTCATTTGGATCTTCTGATCATCGTGACCGCGGGTGGGATTTCAGCCTTGTTTGGACTGCCGTGGCTGACCGGTGCCACTGTACGTTCAGTAACCCACGCAAATAGCCTTACGGTCATGAGCAAAGCTGTCGCCCCCGGTGACAAACCGCGCATCCAGGAGGTGAAAGAGCAGAGAGTAACGGGATTTCTGGTGGCTCTTTTTGTTG GCCTCTCCATTGTGATCGGAGACCTTTTGCGGCAAATTCCTATCGCTGTGCTGTTCGGCATATTCCTCTATATGGGAGTGATGTCTCTTAATGGGATCCAAGTGTCAGAACGCATGATGATGCTATTTATGCCTCCTAAGTACCACCCCGATCACACTTATGTCCGCAAG GTGCGAACTCTACGCATGCACCTGTTCACATGCTTCCAGCTGGTGTGTCTGGCTGTGCTGTGGACTGTCATGTCGACCGCAGCGTCATTAGCATTCCCATTTTTCCTTCTCCTCACTGTTCCATTCAGGAGGTTCCTGTTACCCCGAATATTTACTCAACGTGAGATACAATGG CTTGATGCAGATGAAGCGGAGCCGTCATTTGATGAGAGGGAAGGCCAAGATGAATATACAGAGATGCACATGCCAGTATGA